The Yersinia intermedia genome window below encodes:
- a CDS encoding YhbP family protein — translation MSDVNNPDDLLGISRFLRQQHVLTLCAGSGMDMWCANCFYVFDETQMALFIMTEKHTRHGELMQINSQVVGTIATQPRTVALIKGIQYRAEISELTGDAEHRARQLYCRRFPVAKVVSAPLWQLNLLEIKMTNNTLGFGKKLYWQQDSSL, via the coding sequence ATGAGTGACGTGAATAACCCTGATGATCTGCTGGGCATTAGCCGTTTCCTGCGCCAGCAACATGTACTGACGCTGTGTGCGGGTAGCGGTATGGATATGTGGTGTGCCAACTGTTTTTACGTATTTGATGAAACGCAGATGGCGCTATTTATCATGACAGAAAAGCATACCCGACATGGCGAACTGATGCAGATAAACTCACAGGTTGTCGGCACCATCGCCACCCAGCCGCGCACGGTAGCCTTGATTAAAGGTATTCAATACCGCGCAGAGATAAGCGAATTAACAGGGGATGCGGAACACCGCGCTCGCCAGCTCTACTGCCGCCGCTTTCCGGTGGCTAAAGTGGTATCCGCTCCACTCTGGCAGCTCAATCTGCTGGAAATTAAGATGACTAATAATACCCTTGGTTTTGGCAAAAAACTGTATTGGCAGCAAGACTCTTCACTATAA
- the speFL gene encoding leader peptide SpeFL: protein MAHIRRTTHLMMPAHRSYFNFSYYHYR, encoded by the coding sequence ATGGCGCATATAAGGCGGACAACGCATTTAATGATGCCGGCACACCGTAGTTATTTTAACTTTTCCTACTATCATTATAGATAA
- the speF gene encoding ornithine decarboxylase SpeF, which yields MKKLNIAASLSAMPCFESQREVVDVLHTDFTDIAAVVLSVQDINNGVIESIHELGLEIPIFAAVCCEEELNTDVLPSLNGVFELCGDNTDFYGKQLESAAEKYEKELLPPFFSTLKKYVEMGNSTFACPGHQGGQFFRKHPAGRQFFDFYGETIFRSDMCNADVKLGDLLIHEGAPCDAQKHAAKVFNADKTYFVLNGTSASNKVATNALLARGDLVLFDRNNHKSNHHGALIQAGATPVYLETARNPFGFIGGIDAHCFEEKYLREQIRSVAPDRANEARPFRLAIIQLGTYDGTIYNARQVVDKIGHLCDYILFDSAWVGYEQFIPMMKDCSPLLLELNENDPGIIVTQSVHKQQAGFSQTSQIHKKDKHIKGQDRYCNHKRFNNAFMLHASTSPFYPLFAALDVNAKMHEGKSGQRMWLDCVKTGIEARKMILNTCNMIKPFVPVEVDGKPWQQYDTEAMAQDLRFFNFIPGEKWHAFEGYEESQYFVDPCKLLLTTPGIDTNTGEYTASGIPATILANFLRENGIVPEKCDLNSILFLLTPAEDLAKMQHLVAQIARFERFIEEDAMLIDVLPTVYRNNETRYQGYTIGKLCQEMHDLYVSYDVKQLQKEMFRKQYFPKVMMNPQDANIEFVRGHAELVPLCKAEGRIAAEGALPYPPGVLCVVPGEVWGGAAQRYFLALEESINLLPGFAPELQGVYLQVDEDGWNRAYGYMMKQ from the coding sequence ATGAAAAAATTAAATATCGCGGCAAGTTTATCTGCTATGCCTTGCTTTGAATCACAGCGTGAAGTCGTAGATGTTTTACACACTGATTTTACTGATATTGCCGCCGTCGTGCTTTCAGTTCAGGACATTAATAATGGTGTCATTGAAAGCATTCATGAGTTAGGTTTAGAGATTCCAATTTTTGCCGCTGTTTGCTGTGAAGAAGAATTGAACACCGATGTATTACCCTCTTTAAACGGGGTATTTGAACTGTGTGGCGACAACACTGATTTTTATGGTAAACAACTTGAATCAGCTGCAGAAAAATATGAGAAAGAGCTGTTACCACCGTTCTTTAGCACATTAAAAAAATACGTGGAGATGGGTAATTCCACCTTTGCTTGCCCTGGTCATCAGGGTGGTCAATTCTTCCGTAAACACCCAGCGGGCCGCCAATTTTTTGACTTCTACGGCGAAACTATTTTCCGCTCTGATATGTGTAATGCCGACGTTAAATTAGGTGATTTGCTTATTCATGAAGGCGCACCTTGTGATGCTCAAAAACATGCAGCGAAAGTATTTAACGCAGATAAAACCTATTTCGTACTGAATGGCACTTCTGCTTCTAATAAAGTCGCGACTAATGCGCTATTAGCGCGTGGTGATCTGGTGCTGTTTGACCGTAATAACCATAAATCCAACCATCATGGTGCGCTGATTCAGGCTGGTGCAACACCGGTATATCTGGAAACTGCCCGTAACCCATTTGGCTTTATTGGTGGTATTGATGCCCACTGTTTTGAAGAAAAATACCTGCGGGAACAAATCCGTAGCGTAGCACCTGATCGTGCTAATGAAGCGCGCCCGTTCCGTCTGGCTATCATCCAACTGGGTACTTATGACGGCACCATCTATAACGCTCGTCAGGTTGTGGATAAAATTGGCCACCTTTGTGACTATATTCTGTTCGACTCTGCTTGGGTTGGTTACGAACAATTTATTCCAATGATGAAAGATTGTTCACCATTATTGCTTGAACTGAATGAAAACGATCCGGGTATTATCGTTACTCAATCAGTACATAAACAACAAGCTGGTTTCTCACAAACTTCGCAGATTCATAAAAAAGATAAACATATTAAAGGCCAGGATCGTTACTGCAATCATAAACGCTTTAATAACGCCTTTATGTTGCATGCCTCCACCAGCCCATTCTATCCATTGTTTGCCGCTTTAGATGTTAACGCAAAAATGCATGAAGGCAAAAGTGGTCAACGCATGTGGCTCGATTGTGTTAAGACCGGTATTGAAGCACGTAAAATGATCTTGAATACCTGTAATATGATTAAACCTTTTGTACCGGTAGAAGTTGATGGTAAACCATGGCAGCAATATGACACCGAAGCCATGGCACAAGATTTACGCTTCTTTAATTTTATTCCTGGCGAAAAATGGCATGCATTTGAAGGCTATGAAGAGTCACAATATTTTGTTGACCCATGCAAATTATTATTAACCACTCCAGGGATTGATACGAATACTGGCGAATATACTGCATCAGGGATCCCGGCGACCATTCTTGCTAACTTCCTACGCGAAAATGGTATCGTGCCAGAAAAATGTGACCTTAACTCGATCCTATTCTTATTAACGCCAGCAGAAGATTTGGCGAAAATGCAGCACCTGGTCGCACAAATTGCCCGATTTGAACGTTTCATCGAAGAAGATGCAATGTTAATCGATGTATTACCTACTGTGTATCGCAATAATGAAACACGTTATCAAGGTTATACTATTGGCAAATTATGTCAGGAAATGCATGACCTTTATGTCAGCTATGATGTTAAACAGCTACAAAAAGAAATGTTCCGTAAACAGTATTTCCCTAAAGTTATGATGAATCCGCAAGATGCCAATATTGAATTCGTCCGTGGTCATGCAGAATTAGTTCCATTGTGTAAAGCCGAAGGCCGAATTGCTGCTGAAGGTGCACTTCCTTACCCACCGGGAGTATTGTGTGTGGTCCCTGGCGAAGTTTGGGGTGGCGCTGCACAGCGTTATTTCCTGGCATTAGAAGAAAGTATTAATTTACTACCAGGGTTTGCACCTGAGTTACAAGGTGTTTATTTACAAGTCGACGAAGATGGTTGGAACCGTGCATACGGTTATATGATGAAGCAATAA
- the potE gene encoding putrescine-ornithine antiporter, whose amino-acid sequence MSKTNNKMGVVQLTILTAVNMMGSGIIMLPTKLAEVGTISIVSWLVTAVGSMALAYAFAQCGMFSRKSGGMGGYAEYAFGKSGNFMANYTYGASLLIANIAIAISAVGYGTELLGATLTPLGICIATIGVLWLATVANFGGARITGQISSVTIWGVIIPVVGISIVGWFWFSSSAYMAAWNPHAVPTFEAIGSSISMTLWAFLGLESACANTDAVENPERNVPIAVLGGTLGAAVIYIISTNVIAGIVPNMDLANSTAPFGLAFAYMFTPAVGKIIMALMIMSCVGSLLGWQFTIAQVFKSSADEGFFPKIFSKVSKADAPIKGMLTIVVIQSVLSLMTISPSLNKQFNVLVNLAVVTNIIPYILSMAALVIIQKTANVPPAKARKANIIAFIGAMYSFYALYSSGQEAMTWGAIVTFLGWTLYGLVSPRFEFAAKTK is encoded by the coding sequence ATGAGTAAAACAAATAATAAGATGGGAGTAGTACAGCTAACAATTCTGACAGCCGTCAATATGATGGGGTCGGGAATAATTATGCTACCAACCAAACTCGCCGAAGTCGGGACAATCTCTATCGTCTCATGGTTAGTCACCGCAGTAGGTTCAATGGCACTGGCTTATGCCTTCGCCCAATGTGGGATGTTCAGCCGTAAATCCGGTGGTATGGGCGGCTATGCTGAATATGCATTCGGTAAGTCTGGCAACTTTATGGCGAACTACACCTACGGTGCTTCACTGTTGATTGCCAATATCGCCATTGCAATATCTGCAGTAGGTTATGGTACTGAATTGTTGGGGGCGACACTCACTCCACTGGGTATTTGTATTGCAACCATTGGCGTGCTGTGGCTGGCAACAGTTGCTAACTTCGGTGGCGCGCGCATTACGGGGCAGATCAGTAGTGTTACTATCTGGGGGGTTATTATCCCAGTGGTCGGTATCTCAATCGTCGGCTGGTTCTGGTTTAGCAGCTCAGCCTATATGGCAGCCTGGAACCCACATGCAGTTCCTACGTTTGAAGCTATCGGTTCTTCTATCTCAATGACCTTGTGGGCCTTCCTTGGTCTGGAATCTGCTTGTGCCAACACCGATGCTGTCGAAAACCCTGAACGTAACGTTCCGATCGCCGTACTGGGTGGGACTTTAGGTGCCGCAGTTATCTATATCATCTCAACCAACGTGATTGCCGGTATCGTGCCAAATATGGATTTGGCTAACTCTACAGCGCCATTTGGCCTGGCATTCGCTTATATGTTCACCCCAGCGGTCGGTAAAATCATCATGGCATTGATGATCATGTCCTGCGTGGGTTCATTACTGGGTTGGCAGTTCACCATCGCTCAGGTATTTAAATCCTCCGCTGATGAAGGTTTCTTCCCGAAAATTTTCTCAAAAGTCAGTAAAGCAGATGCGCCAATCAAAGGGATGTTAACCATTGTTGTCATCCAGAGTGTGTTGTCCCTGATGACCATTAGCCCGTCATTGAACAAACAGTTCAATGTGTTGGTCAATCTGGCGGTAGTAACTAATATCATCCCTTATATTCTGTCGATGGCGGCGCTGGTCATTATCCAGAAAACAGCCAATGTGCCACCAGCCAAAGCGCGTAAAGCCAATATCATTGCCTTTATCGGTGCGATGTATAGCTTCTATGCGCTTTACAGCTCTGGGCAAGAAGCGATGACATGGGGTGCGATTGTTACCTTCCTTGGTTGGACACTGTACGGTTTGGTTTCACCACGCTTTGAATTTGCAGCAAAAACCAAATAA
- a CDS encoding GIY-YIG nuclease family protein yields MSDSLWHLYLLRTPTGMLYTGITTDVTRRLAQHQVGKGAKALRGKGELTLVFQCEAGDRSTALKLEYRVKQLNKQQKEKLVVSQPSSLLSLLAAKSD; encoded by the coding sequence ATGTCGGACAGCCTATGGCATCTCTATCTACTGCGCACCCCCACTGGCATGCTCTATACCGGGATCACCACTGATGTAACACGGCGATTGGCCCAACATCAGGTAGGGAAAGGCGCAAAAGCGCTGCGAGGAAAAGGTGAGTTAACATTGGTATTTCAGTGTGAGGCCGGGGATAGATCAACAGCATTGAAGTTGGAATATCGGGTGAAACAACTCAATAAGCAGCAAAAAGAAAAGCTGGTAGTTAGCCAGCCTTCTTCATTGCTATCGTTGCTCGCCGCTAAAAGCGATTAA
- a CDS encoding GNAT family N-acetyltransferase — MLIRVEIPVDAPGIDALLRQAFKQDAEAELVQQLREDGLLTLGIVATDDEGGVVGYAAFSPVEVGGEDRQWVALAPLAVAEGLRRQGLAEKLIYEGLDSLNEFGYAAVVVLGSPAYYQRFGFVPAVRHQLSCRWPGTEEAFQVYALAEDALTGADGEVVFSAPFNRF; from the coding sequence GTGCTGATCCGGGTTGAAATTCCGGTAGATGCGCCGGGGATCGACGCCCTATTGCGCCAAGCCTTCAAGCAAGATGCAGAAGCCGAGCTGGTACAGCAACTGCGTGAAGACGGCTTATTGACATTGGGTATCGTGGCAACTGACGATGAAGGCGGTGTGGTTGGTTATGCAGCATTCAGCCCGGTAGAGGTGGGAGGTGAAGACCGTCAATGGGTCGCACTGGCACCACTGGCCGTGGCGGAGGGGTTGCGCCGCCAAGGCTTGGCTGAAAAGCTGATATACGAAGGGCTAGACTCCCTGAATGAATTTGGCTATGCCGCTGTCGTGGTGCTAGGCTCCCCAGCCTATTATCAGCGTTTTGGTTTTGTGCCCGCAGTTCGTCATCAGTTGAGCTGCCGTTGGCCCGGTACCGAAGAAGCTTTTCAGGTTTATGCGTTGGCGGAAGATGCATTGACGGGCGCTGATGGCGAAGTGGTGTTCTCTGCCCCGTTTAATCGCTTTTAG
- the ubiT gene encoding ubiquinone anaerobic biosynthesis accessory factor UbiT, which produces MLGKLRARLVSQGPALLRGPLKLTPFALKRQVIEQVLGWQLRQALLDGELEFLESRWLKIEVRDLALQWFMTVEHGRLVVSQQAEADVSFSGDANDLILIAARKEDPDTLFFQRRLRIEGDTELGLYVKNLMDAIELESMPTLLRVGLQQLAEFIEAGQQEGAVSASRTLASC; this is translated from the coding sequence GTGTTGGGAAAACTACGAGCACGTCTGGTGAGTCAAGGGCCTGCGCTGCTGCGAGGTCCATTAAAATTGACACCATTTGCCTTAAAGCGTCAGGTAATAGAGCAAGTGCTCGGGTGGCAACTTCGTCAGGCTCTGCTGGACGGAGAACTGGAGTTTTTGGAATCCCGCTGGCTAAAAATTGAAGTGCGAGACCTCGCATTGCAATGGTTTATGACGGTAGAACACGGTAGGCTGGTCGTAAGCCAACAGGCTGAAGCTGATGTGAGCTTTAGCGGTGATGCCAACGATTTGATTTTGATCGCTGCCCGTAAAGAAGATCCGGATACGCTGTTTTTCCAGCGCCGGTTACGAATTGAAGGGGATACTGAATTGGGTCTGTATGTCAAAAATCTAATGGATGCCATTGAGTTGGAGTCCATGCCAACATTACTGCGTGTTGGCCTGCAACAACTGGCTGAATTTATCGAGGCTGGTCAGCAAGAGGGTGCGGTGAGTGCTTCCCGTACATTAGCATCGTGCTGA
- the ubiU gene encoding ubiquinone anaerobic biosynthesis protein UbiU, giving the protein MELLCPAGNLPALKAAIDNGADAVYIGLKDDTNARHFAGLNFTDKKLQEAVNYVHSRKRKLHIAINTFAHPDGYSRWQRAVDMAAQLGADALILADLAMLEYAAERYPEVERHVSVQASATNDEAIRFYQRHFDVARVVLPRVLSMHQVKQLSRTSPVPLEVFAFGSLCIMAEGRCYLSSYLTGESPNTVGACSPARFVRWQQTPQGMESRLNEVLIDRYEDNENAGYPTLCKGRYRVDGQRYHALEEPTSLNTLELLPELFAANIASVKIEGRQRSPAYVSQVAKVWRQAIDHYQANPSQFVAKAEWMEQLGAMSEGTQTTLGAYHRKWQ; this is encoded by the coding sequence ATGGAGCTGCTTTGTCCTGCCGGCAACTTACCTGCATTAAAGGCTGCCATTGATAATGGTGCCGATGCAGTTTATATCGGTTTGAAAGATGATACCAACGCCCGCCATTTTGCTGGCCTCAATTTCACCGATAAAAAGTTGCAGGAAGCGGTCAATTACGTTCATAGCCGCAAACGTAAACTGCATATCGCCATTAACACCTTCGCCCACCCTGACGGTTATTCCCGCTGGCAGCGGGCAGTGGATATGGCGGCACAGCTTGGGGCTGATGCCCTGATCCTGGCTGATTTGGCCATGCTGGAATATGCAGCCGAACGTTACCCAGAGGTTGAGCGCCATGTATCGGTACAGGCGTCGGCTACCAATGATGAGGCTATCCGCTTTTATCAACGTCATTTCGATGTGGCGCGAGTGGTTTTACCGCGCGTACTGTCAATGCATCAGGTGAAACAATTGTCGCGTACCAGCCCAGTGCCACTGGAGGTCTTTGCCTTTGGTAGCTTATGCATTATGGCTGAGGGCCGTTGCTACCTTTCCTCCTATTTGACCGGTGAATCACCCAATACGGTCGGTGCCTGCTCTCCAGCGCGTTTTGTTCGCTGGCAGCAAACCCCACAGGGGATGGAGTCTCGCCTTAATGAAGTGCTGATAGACCGTTATGAAGATAATGAAAATGCCGGTTATCCCACCCTGTGCAAAGGCCGTTATCGGGTAGACGGTCAGCGCTATCATGCGTTGGAAGAGCCAACCAGCTTGAATACGCTTGAGTTATTACCGGAGCTGTTTGCTGCCAACATTGCGTCAGTGAAAATTGAAGGCCGCCAACGCAGCCCGGCTTATGTCAGCCAGGTTGCCAAGGTCTGGCGACAGGCAATTGACCACTATCAGGCCAATCCTTCGCAGTTTGTCGCTAAAGCGGAATGGATGGAGCAACTGGGCGCAATGTCCGAAGGTACTCAAACCACATTGGGTGCTTATCATCGTAAGTGGCAGTAG
- a CDS encoding U32 family peptidase → MKYALGAVLYYWPKTDIETFYQAAANSSADIIYLGENVCTKRREMKVGDWLALAKEVAASGKQVVISTLALLQAPSELNELKRYVENGEFLLEANDLGAVNMAAERGLPFVAGHALNCYNAYTLRILHRQGMMRWCMPVELSRDWLVNVLQQCEELGFRNQFEVEVLSYGHLPLAYSARCFTARSEDRAKDECETCCINYPQGRPVLSQEDQQVFILNGIQTQSGYCYNLGNELISMQGLVDIVRLSPQGLDTLAVIEQFRANEQGLNPLILTDKNDCNGYWRRLAGLELVS, encoded by the coding sequence ATGAAGTACGCCTTAGGCGCAGTACTCTATTACTGGCCGAAAACTGATATCGAAACCTTTTACCAAGCTGCAGCTAACAGTAGCGCCGACATTATTTATCTCGGTGAGAATGTCTGTACCAAACGCCGTGAAATGAAGGTGGGTGACTGGTTGGCACTTGCAAAAGAAGTGGCTGCCAGTGGCAAACAGGTGGTTATTTCCACACTGGCGCTGCTGCAAGCACCGTCAGAGTTGAATGAATTAAAGCGTTATGTGGAAAACGGTGAGTTTTTGCTGGAGGCCAATGATCTGGGGGCGGTGAATATGGCCGCTGAGCGTGGCCTACCCTTTGTTGCCGGCCATGCACTGAATTGCTACAACGCTTATACTCTGCGAATTTTACACCGCCAGGGCATGATGCGTTGGTGTATGCCGGTTGAGCTATCACGTGACTGGCTGGTTAATGTGCTGCAACAGTGTGAAGAACTGGGGTTCCGCAACCAGTTTGAGGTAGAGGTCTTGAGCTACGGCCACTTACCGCTGGCTTATTCCGCCCGTTGCTTCACCGCGCGCTCAGAAGACCGAGCCAAAGATGAGTGTGAAACCTGCTGCATCAACTACCCACAAGGGCGGCCGGTATTATCACAAGAAGACCAACAGGTATTCATCCTCAATGGTATTCAAACCCAAAGTGGCTACTGTTATAACCTCGGTAATGAACTGATTTCCATGCAAGGATTAGTGGATATCGTGCGACTTTCTCCGCAAGGCCTGGATACGCTGGCAGTTATCGAGCAGTTCCGGGCTAATGAGCAAGGGTTGAACCCACTTATTTTGACCGATAAAAACGATTGTAACGGCTACTGGCGGCGTCTCGCTGGGCTGGAATTGGTGTCATAA